A single window of Fischerella sp. PCC 9605 DNA harbors:
- a CDS encoding low molecular weight protein-tyrosine-phosphatase: MPYKLLFVCLGNICRSPAAENIMNHLIEQSELNGSIICDSSGTSSYHIGSPPDRRMSVAAAQKLGIKMCGRARQFQKSDFQDFDLILAMDRENYENILYLDPSRQYHDKVRLMCDFCSRHTLKEVPDPYYGGSEGFNQVIELLVDACEGLLNHVSNQKTVF; encoded by the coding sequence ATGCCATACAAACTTCTGTTTGTCTGCCTAGGAAACATCTGCCGCTCACCAGCGGCAGAAAACATCATGAATCATTTGATCGAGCAGAGTGAATTGAACGGGAGCATCATCTGCGATTCTTCAGGAACATCTAGCTATCACATCGGTAGCCCGCCTGACCGACGGATGAGTGTTGCGGCTGCTCAAAAGCTAGGAATAAAAATGTGTGGTCGCGCCCGCCAGTTTCAAAAGTCTGACTTTCAAGACTTCGATTTGATTTTGGCTATGGATAGAGAAAATTATGAGAATATCCTCTATCTCGATCCAAGTAGGCAATATCACGATAAAGTACGCTTGATGTGTGACTTTTGCTCTCGGCATACTCTCAAAGAAGTTCCAGACCCCTACTATGGCGGCTCAGAGGGATTTAATCAGGTGATTGAATTACTTGTTGATGCTTGTGAAGGTCTGCTGAACCACGTTTCTAACCAAAAAACTGTTTTTTAA
- a CDS encoding rhomboid family intramembrane serine protease: MFPLYDENPTRITPYVTYGLIGMNVLVFLHEFSLSSTQLEQFFQQYALVAQQLTTNFAGEWPTLLTSQFLHGGLRHLIPNMLFLWIFGNNVEDRLDHLKYLIFYLICGALAALCQWFVNMNYEIPYLGSSGAIFGVVAAYIIAFPQSSPQSRILTFIEVAALILIGLSFIQYVISGITSLQTAANMSVETGGVVYWAHIGGFVFGLILAPLFGLRRRD; encoded by the coding sequence GTGTTTCCTCTCTACGACGAAAATCCGACGCGAATCACCCCATATGTCACCTATGGGTTGATTGGGATGAATGTTTTAGTTTTTCTTCATGAATTTAGTCTGTCAAGTACACAACTGGAACAGTTTTTCCAACAATATGCTCTTGTAGCGCAACAATTAACTACTAACTTCGCTGGCGAGTGGCCTACATTACTTACGTCGCAATTTTTACATGGGGGTTTGCGGCACTTAATCCCAAACATGTTGTTTCTATGGATTTTTGGCAACAACGTCGAAGATCGCCTAGATCATCTCAAATATCTGATTTTTTATCTGATTTGCGGTGCTTTAGCAGCATTGTGCCAATGGTTTGTTAACATGAATTATGAAATTCCTTATTTAGGATCAAGTGGTGCAATTTTTGGGGTTGTGGCTGCGTACATTATTGCCTTTCCCCAATCTAGTCCCCAATCTAGAATTCTCACCTTTATCGAAGTCGCTGCATTGATATTAATAGGGCTTTCCTTTATCCAATATGTGATATCTGGTATTACTAGCCTGCAAACAGCCGCCAATATGAGTGTTGAGACAGGAGGAGTTGTTTACTGGGCGCATATTGGTGGCTTTGTTTTCGGATTGATTCTTGCTCCCTTGTTTGGGTTACGCAGACGAGATTAG
- a CDS encoding helix-turn-helix domain-containing protein, protein MIEENPQTQGKSPLRLLREQAGLTRPQVRQLIGVSERRQADWESGKAMPSVENVVALARLYKVSLKTMCKSLGIDVKDVPDDTT, encoded by the coding sequence ATGATAGAAGAAAATCCACAAACACAGGGTAAGTCTCCGTTAAGGCTACTAAGAGAACAAGCAGGTTTAACACGCCCTCAAGTTAGACAACTGATTGGTGTTTCCGAACGTAGGCAGGCTGACTGGGAATCAGGTAAAGCTATGCCTAGCGTTGAGAATGTTGTAGCCTTAGCTCGTCTGTATAAAGTTTCGCTTAAGACTATGTGCAAGTCTTTAGGTATTGATGTCAAAGATGTGCCTGATGATACGACTTGA
- a CDS encoding alpha/beta fold hydrolase → MLAALEGKLPERQPITIPTFGIWSDKDDFLWESQIKNSSKYVTAEWQYERVEGLGHWFMLEQPEKTNRLLLDWLVKH, encoded by the coding sequence ATGCTTGCTGCCCTAGAAGGGAAATTACCTGAACGACAGCCGATAACTATTCCAACCTTTGGCATTTGGAGTGATAAAGATGATTTCCTTTGGGAATCGCAAATTAAAAACTCTAGCAAATACGTAACAGCTGAGTGGCAGTATGAAAGAGTCGAAGGGTTAGGGCACTGGTTTATGCTCGAACAACCAGAAAAGACGAATCGTCTACTTCTGGATTGGCTGGTCAAGCATTAG
- a CDS encoding peptidase domain-containing ABC transporter, giving the protein MASRENSKANGKTTGELKLIDDESSHTRVLASLAWTQAPLCLLTPEQQNLLKQQSETQRFGLGEKIWPKDGVGYQFLIVTGKVRLREEGVGKPLATLMAGDWFGSLQKFPVECKAVAASKEVLVVRWNTAIWAELSTPQIEEFWRGTQEDRGMGRWGDGEIERNSLSTTPPPHHPITETPTQPNYPFVSSWNTAAACLTMVAQQLDHPVKLEWVQRQLRGQRPKYVVETAEKLGFVLRRLQVNWGDLQQLSFPALLQWGGLATSEASWVVAYAVRGDRLIIANPLNGDRTCEIVPQSLVENYWNGQLWQVELIQKQERFNLSWFLPAVWKYRGLLTEVLIASLTLQILGLTTPLITQVVIDKVMVQESLATLDVMAIALLLVAVFEATLGILRLFIFTHTARRLDLSLSAQLFRHLMRLPLAYFESRRVGDTVARVQELEQIRQFLTGTALTVVLDSIFAVVYLVLMFYYSIPLTFTALAVLPLFAILTLVATPILRSWLNETFNRSADSQSFLVETVTGIHSVKAHAAEAVARDRWEGLFARFIRTGFKASTTSNISSNIGDFLTNFSSLLILWFGAKLVIENKLTIGQLVAFQMLSGRVTGPLLRLVQLWQNLQQVLLSVDRIGDILNVAPEAEPGTGLVLPPLKGQVTFEQVFFRYRQNTEPVLRGISFTVQPGQFVGIVGRSGSGKSTLSKLLQRLYQIESGRILIDGFDIKSADLASLRQQIGVVLQEDFLFNGSILENITLGNPDITAEQVVEAARLAVAHDFISELPHGYETNVGERGTALSGGQRQRIALARLFLSPAPILILDEATSALDSETEQQVLQNLQTVSQGRTVFLIAHRFAPLKRADLILVLEKGVLAERGTHTELLQQKGLYWSLYQRQQFNI; this is encoded by the coding sequence ATGGCTAGCAGAGAAAATTCAAAAGCTAACGGTAAAACTACAGGTGAGCTAAAACTCATAGATGATGAGTCTTCACATACAAGGGTGCTAGCCTCTCTAGCTTGGACACAAGCACCGCTATGCTTGTTAACTCCTGAACAACAAAACCTATTGAAACAACAGTCAGAAACTCAACGCTTCGGTTTAGGAGAAAAAATCTGGCCAAAAGATGGGGTAGGTTATCAGTTCTTGATAGTTACTGGTAAGGTTCGCTTGCGCGAAGAAGGAGTTGGTAAACCGTTGGCAACTCTGATGGCGGGCGATTGGTTTGGTAGTTTGCAAAAGTTTCCCGTCGAATGCAAAGCTGTAGCTGCTAGTAAAGAAGTATTGGTGGTGCGATGGAATACGGCAATCTGGGCAGAACTTTCCACACCACAAATAGAGGAGTTTTGGCGAGGAACTCAAGAAGATCGGGGGATGGGGAGATGGGGAGATGGGGAGATAGAAAGAAATTCTCTCTCCACCACCCCACCACCCCACCACCCCATCACAGAAACTCCCACCCAACCGAATTACCCTTTTGTTTCTAGCTGGAACACCGCCGCTGCTTGTTTAACAATGGTGGCACAGCAATTAGATCACCCCGTCAAATTGGAATGGGTGCAACGCCAACTCAGAGGTCAGCGCCCAAAATATGTTGTGGAAACAGCTGAAAAGTTAGGTTTTGTGCTGCGACGATTGCAAGTGAATTGGGGTGATTTGCAACAGCTGTCATTTCCAGCTTTGTTACAGTGGGGTGGATTGGCAACAAGTGAAGCTAGTTGGGTAGTAGCTTATGCCGTTAGAGGCGATCGCCTAATTATCGCCAATCCCCTCAATGGCGATCGCACTTGTGAAATTGTGCCACAGTCGCTAGTTGAAAACTATTGGAATGGGCAGCTGTGGCAAGTAGAACTGATCCAAAAGCAGGAAAGATTCAACCTCAGTTGGTTTCTACCCGCTGTCTGGAAGTACCGAGGATTGCTGACAGAAGTCCTGATCGCATCTTTGACGTTACAGATTTTGGGGTTGACGACGCCACTAATTACCCAAGTCGTGATTGATAAAGTCATGGTACAAGAGAGTTTGGCGACTCTCGATGTTATGGCGATCGCGCTGTTGTTGGTGGCAGTCTTTGAGGCAACTTTGGGCATCCTGCGGTTATTTATCTTTACCCATACCGCCCGTCGCTTGGATTTGAGTTTATCAGCGCAGCTATTTCGCCACCTGATGCGCTTACCTTTAGCTTATTTTGAGTCGCGGCGGGTAGGAGACACGGTAGCCCGCGTGCAAGAACTCGAACAAATTCGCCAGTTTCTCACAGGTACGGCCTTAACTGTGGTTTTAGACAGCATCTTTGCCGTGGTGTACCTGGTATTGATGTTTTATTACAGTATCCCCCTCACCTTCACGGCGTTGGCTGTACTACCTTTGTTTGCTATCTTGACCCTGGTAGCAACACCAATTCTCCGCAGCTGGCTGAATGAAACCTTTAACCGCAGTGCCGATAGTCAATCGTTTCTCGTAGAGACGGTGACAGGAATTCACTCAGTCAAAGCACATGCAGCAGAAGCAGTAGCACGCGATCGTTGGGAAGGTTTGTTTGCCCGTTTCATCCGCACGGGTTTTAAAGCTTCCACCACCTCCAACATTAGCAGCAATATTGGTGACTTCCTTACCAATTTCTCTAGCCTGCTGATTCTCTGGTTTGGTGCGAAGTTAGTGATTGAAAACAAGCTTACCATCGGTCAGCTTGTCGCCTTTCAAATGCTTTCTGGCAGAGTCACCGGGCCGTTGCTGCGTTTGGTGCAACTATGGCAAAATCTGCAACAGGTTCTGCTTTCCGTAGACAGAATTGGCGATATTCTCAACGTCGCCCCAGAGGCTGAACCAGGCACAGGTTTAGTTTTACCACCACTCAAAGGGCAAGTCACCTTTGAACAAGTCTTCTTCCGCTACCGACAGAATACAGAACCCGTGCTGCGGGGAATTTCCTTCACTGTCCAGCCAGGGCAATTCGTCGGCATTGTCGGACGCAGCGGTTCTGGTAAGAGTACTCTATCTAAACTTTTGCAACGCCTCTATCAAATCGAATCGGGACGTATCCTTATCGATGGTTTTGATATTAAAAGTGCAGACTTAGCCTCATTGCGTCAACAAATTGGCGTAGTTTTGCAAGAGGACTTTTTATTTAACGGTTCGATATTAGAAAATATCACCCTCGGCAATCCTGATATCACCGCCGAACAAGTAGTAGAAGCAGCGAGACTCGCCGTTGCCCACGATTTTATCAGTGAATTGCCCCACGGTTACGAAACCAACGTTGGCGAACGCGGTACAGCTTTATCTGGCGGACAGCGGCAACGCATTGCCCTAGCGCGGTTATTCCTCTCGCCAGCACCGATTTTGATTTTAGATGAAGCTACCAGCGCCTTAGACAGCGAAACCGAACAGCAGGTACTGCAAAACTTGCAAACAGTTTCCCAAGGGCGGACTGTGTTCTTGATTGCCCACCGTTTTGCACCCCTCAAGCGTGCTGATTTAATTTTGGTGTTAGAAAAAGGCGTTCTCGCCGAACGCGGTACTCATACAGAGTTGTTGCAGCAAAAGGGTTTGTATTGGTCATTGTATCAGCGGCAGCAGTTTAATATTTAG
- a CDS encoding peptidylprolyl isomerase, whose protein sequence is MESLSFLTVDEQPISIGQVVRYLQISGKLGQFIGEVLRQYVIEKELQVREDIDISPALTEQTIIDFRLKNQLTEPKSFQEWLKNNGTDYDTFHANVALNFKLERLKAVVTEPKLQEYFIERKIFLDRVVISRIIVDNRELAEELQAQIEEGASFEQLAKEYSLTEDRIVNGMMGPVSRGTMPDKLRAAVDVASPTAVVGPIELEERYGLFRVEQFLPASLEDTQLKQALQNELFEKWLAEKIQKLTVKLQVS, encoded by the coding sequence ATGGAATCTTTATCGTTTTTGACCGTTGATGAGCAACCAATTTCGATTGGACAAGTAGTCAGATACCTACAAATTTCTGGAAAATTGGGACAGTTTATTGGAGAAGTTCTGCGTCAGTATGTAATAGAAAAAGAACTACAAGTTCGAGAAGACATTGATATCAGCCCAGCTTTAACCGAACAGACAATTATTGATTTTCGGTTAAAAAATCAACTGACTGAACCGAAAAGTTTTCAAGAATGGCTAAAAAATAATGGTACAGATTACGATACATTTCACGCCAATGTCGCCCTGAACTTCAAGCTGGAAAGATTGAAAGCTGTAGTGACAGAACCAAAACTGCAAGAGTATTTTATAGAAAGGAAAATTTTCCTGGATCGGGTGGTCATTTCGCGAATTATTGTAGACAATCGGGAATTAGCTGAGGAACTACAAGCCCAAATCGAAGAAGGAGCTAGTTTTGAACAGTTAGCTAAAGAATATTCGCTGACAGAAGACCGAATTGTCAACGGAATGATGGGGCCGGTCAGCCGAGGAACAATGCCTGATAAACTGAGGGCAGCGGTTGATGTGGCTAGTCCAACAGCAGTGGTAGGACCAATAGAGCTGGAAGAACGTTATGGTTTGTTTCGTGTAGAACAATTTCTGCCAGCTTCATTGGAAGATACTCAACTAAAGCAAGCACTACAGAATGAGTTGTTTGAGAAATGGCTAGCAGAGAAAATTCAAAAGCTAACGGTAAAACTACAGGTGAGCTAA
- a CDS encoding TIGR00297 family protein, translated as MLSFIDSFNPWLVGVGLNAVLLAVAWIAPKKLLTPAGLFHAWLLGVLIWGTLGWQGYVVVMFYFLVGSFVTRIGIAQKEAEGIAEKRSGARGPENVWGSALTGTLCALGVGMISWGILPVPQSLAPNPQSLLLLGYVASFSTKLSDTCASEVGKAYGKSTFLITTLQPVPRGTEGAVSLEGTLAGAIASVAIALVGWVVGLIELLDVLWCVLAAFIATNLESVIGATLQSKYAWLTNELVNILNTLIGAIAAIFLAWLWAITIA; from the coding sequence ATGCTCTCTTTTATTGATTCTTTTAATCCTTGGTTAGTGGGAGTGGGGTTGAATGCTGTTTTGTTAGCTGTAGCTTGGATTGCTCCCAAAAAGCTACTCACCCCAGCCGGTTTATTTCATGCTTGGTTACTAGGCGTTCTGATTTGGGGAACATTAGGTTGGCAGGGATATGTAGTTGTAATGTTTTATTTTTTGGTTGGTTCTTTTGTCACACGCATTGGCATAGCCCAAAAGGAAGCTGAAGGCATTGCTGAAAAGCGTTCTGGGGCAAGAGGGCCGGAAAATGTTTGGGGTTCCGCTTTGACTGGAACGCTGTGTGCTTTGGGAGTAGGAATGATCAGTTGGGGAATTCTTCCTGTTCCCCAGTCCCTAGCCCCTAATCCTCAGTCCCTACTACTGTTAGGCTATGTGGCGAGTTTTAGTACCAAACTATCTGATACTTGTGCGAGTGAAGTCGGAAAAGCATATGGCAAAAGTACTTTCTTGATTACCACCTTACAACCAGTGCCGCGGGGAACTGAAGGGGCGGTAAGCTTGGAAGGAACTTTAGCTGGTGCGATCGCATCGGTTGCGATCGCCTTAGTGGGTTGGGTAGTTGGTTTAATTGAGCTATTGGACGTGCTTTGGTGTGTGCTAGCAGCTTTTATTGCCACAAATTTAGAAAGTGTAATTGGGGCAACATTACAATCAAAATACGCTTGGCTCACAAATGAATTGGTGAATATTTTGAATACATTAATTGGTGCGATCGCGGCAATTTTTTTGGCTTGGTTATGGGCGATTACAATTGCCTAA
- a CDS encoding S8 family serine peptidase — protein MSSDLAGNSLNTARSFTITTNSQIFTDKISLKDPNDYYKFTLECRSSFQLALTGLKANANVQLIQDGNGNGIADRREVIASSQRSGNKAELIDTTLEAGTYYIRVYPKDKAKTKYDLSVCATPIDNAGNTLDTAYAIGSIPINSEAITYRDWVGNSDINDYYKLSFDSTADLKLTLKDLSADADVRLLNFQGDILAASANVGITSELITSTLAAGTYYIQVYPYDSSQTFYDLCLLLTMPAVGGDSTGAIPTSSEEQGLANNSNSTPAISAINQPTLRADTFTYLPDSIQTVFSGKGNIDFGSGGRDLLDLSAFSSAQVQELNFANFDFTKFSFANTNATTRNQGVLYDPYDIVNLSQARVFDAITVDGKQILFESIDTIKLSDTVIDLSVIPNDALFNQQWNLHVMDVHKAWRFTTGSDNVLIGIEDTGLAFDLNGNIHSDLRTTNVINSNSFDEWSYFSHGTLVQGAIAATSNNDIGIAGINWNSQVMHIDVVGTNPDDYDLAGATQALIDWANSQSKTLVINLSLSGGYSQRFEQLIANNQNNVLFAIATGNDNQNAISSPADLANKYENVIAVGACWGTKDYYGNLKTPGTRVDYLSEGVQWWGSNYGTGLTFVAPSEYASTHATRNESEPFYNYFDYTSYFNGTSASTPNITGVASLVWSVNRGLTAKQIREILAETAYDLGDPGYDTVYGYGIVNADAAIRRSLAHKNYEL, from the coding sequence ATGTCATCGGATCTTGCAGGCAATTCCCTAAATACGGCTAGAAGTTTCACGATTACAACCAATTCCCAAATTTTTACTGATAAAATCTCTCTAAAAGATCCAAACGATTATTACAAATTCACCCTTGAGTGTCGTAGTAGCTTTCAGCTTGCCTTGACTGGCTTGAAAGCAAATGCCAATGTCCAGCTAATTCAGGATGGAAACGGTAATGGTATTGCAGATAGGCGAGAAGTAATTGCTTCTTCCCAGCGTAGTGGCAACAAAGCTGAATTAATCGACACAACCTTGGAAGCTGGGACTTATTACATTCGAGTTTACCCCAAGGATAAAGCAAAAACCAAATATGACTTAAGTGTTTGTGCAACGCCGATTGATAATGCCGGTAACACCCTCGATACTGCCTACGCGATCGGTAGCATTCCCATTAATTCAGAAGCTATCACCTACAGAGATTGGGTAGGTAATTCAGATATCAACGACTACTACAAATTGAGCTTTGACAGCACTGCCGACTTGAAATTAACATTAAAAGATTTGAGTGCTGATGCAGATGTACGCTTGCTGAACTTCCAAGGAGATATCTTAGCGGCTTCTGCAAATGTGGGCATTACAAGTGAATTAATCACTAGCACTTTGGCTGCTGGGACTTACTATATACAGGTTTACCCGTATGACAGCAGCCAAACTTTTTATGATTTATGCCTATTATTAACGATGCCTGCTGTTGGTGGAGACTCTACAGGGGCGATTCCTACTTCTAGTGAAGAACAGGGACTAGCAAATAATTCCAATAGCACACCTGCTATTTCTGCCATCAATCAACCAACGCTGAGGGCAGACACATTTACATATCTACCTGACTCTATACAGACAGTATTCTCAGGCAAAGGTAATATTGACTTTGGTAGTGGAGGGCGAGATCTACTCGATCTTTCTGCTTTTTCATCTGCACAAGTCCAAGAATTAAATTTTGCAAATTTCGACTTTACAAAATTCAGCTTTGCAAATACCAATGCAACTACTAGAAATCAGGGCGTACTTTACGATCCCTATGACATAGTTAATCTAAGTCAAGCACGTGTATTTGATGCCATAACTGTTGATGGCAAGCAAATTTTGTTTGAGAGTATTGACACCATTAAATTATCAGATACTGTCATTGACTTATCAGTAATACCCAATGACGCCCTGTTTAATCAACAATGGAACCTGCATGTAATGGATGTTCACAAAGCTTGGCGGTTCACAACAGGTTCAGATAATGTCCTAATTGGGATTGAAGATACAGGATTGGCATTTGATCTTAACGGTAATATTCACTCCGACCTCCGAACAACAAATGTGATTAATTCCAATTCTTTTGATGAATGGTCATATTTTTCTCACGGTACTCTAGTTCAAGGAGCGATCGCTGCTACTAGCAACAATGATATAGGCATAGCTGGAATCAACTGGAATTCTCAGGTTATGCATATCGATGTAGTTGGTACTAACCCAGATGATTATGATTTGGCTGGTGCAACACAAGCATTAATCGATTGGGCAAATAGTCAAAGTAAAACTTTAGTCATTAACCTCAGCTTATCTGGTGGTTACTCACAACGATTTGAACAATTAATTGCTAATAATCAGAACAATGTCTTGTTCGCGATCGCTACTGGTAACGATAACCAAAATGCTATTTCGAGTCCCGCCGATTTAGCTAATAAATACGAGAATGTCATCGCCGTAGGTGCTTGTTGGGGAACTAAAGATTACTATGGCAATCTTAAAACACCAGGGACACGTGTTGATTATCTTAGCGAAGGTGTACAGTGGTGGGGTTCCAATTACGGCACAGGTTTAACTTTCGTAGCACCATCAGAGTACGCTTCTACCCATGCTACTCGTAATGAATCCGAGCCGTTTTACAATTATTTCGACTACACTAGCTATTTCAATGGAACTTCCGCATCCACACCCAATATTACAGGAGTTGCGTCATTGGTATGGAGTGTGAATAGAGGACTAACTGCAAAACAGATACGGGAAATTCTCGCAGAAACTGCTTATGATTTGGGCGATCCTGGCTATGATACAGTTTACGGCTACGGAATTGTAAATGCTGATGCTGCTATACGGCGATCGCTGGCTCATAAAAATTATGAATTATGA